From Amphiura filiformis chromosome 20, Afil_fr2py, whole genome shotgun sequence, a single genomic window includes:
- the LOC140142140 gene encoding craniofacial development protein 2-like: MALLTTKATIGIGTWNVRTLHQSGNLEILLNQMEKFNWQILGISETHWLDSGELISEGYKILCSGNATTHRAGVALILNKKAQNALMGYNPISPRLITARFQMQTGAITVVQVYAPNTADPEEKVDEFYDLLQTTIDKIPKSDIQIVMGDLNAKVGTDWTQYENVMGKHGYGESNHRGEKLLNFCAMNDLFTSNTKFKQSKDSRQWTWESPDQKTHNKIDYIMINNKWKNCVTNARSFPSADIGSDHQLVMANVRLKFKIKRRPKYPKQYDVFRLRSPASRQTMRLKLVEDLRH; this comes from the coding sequence ATGGCTTTATTAACTACAAAAGCAACGATTGGTATAGGAACATGGAATGTTCGAACTTTACACCAATCTGGCAATCTTGAGATATTGCTAAACCAAATGGAGAAATTTAATTGGCAAATTTTAGGAATCTCCGAAACCCACTGGTTAGACTCTGGAGAATTAATCTCAGAAGGATACAAAATTTTATGCTCTGGGAATGCCACAACTCATCGTGCCGGAGTAGCCCTCATACTAAACAAGAAGGCACAAAACGCACTCATGGGATATAACCCTATCTCACCAAGGCTTATAACTGCAAGATTTCAAATGCAAACAGGAGCCATTACTGTAGTGCAAGTTTATGCACCAAACACTGCAGATCCTGAGGAAAAGGTAGATGAATTCTATGACCTTCTTCAAACAACCATAGACAAGATCCCCAAAAGTGACATTCAAATAGTCATGGGTGATCTTAACGCAAAAGTTGGAACAGACTGGACACAATATGAAAATGTAATGGGGAAGCATGGATATGGCGAATCAAATCATCGAGGGGAAAAATTACTCAACTTCTGCGCAATGAACGATTTATTCACCAGCAACACCAAGTTCAAACAGAGTAAGGACAGCCGGCAGTGGACTTGGGAGTCCCCGGACCAGAAAACTCACAACAAGATTGATTACATAATGATAAATAACAAGTGGAAAAACTGCGTAACCAATGCTAGAAGTTTCCCAAGCGCGGATATCGGATCAGACCACCAGCTCGTTATGGCAAATGTAAGGCTCAAGTTTAAGATCAAGAGGAGACCAAAATACCCTAAACAGTATGACGTGTTTAGACTCAGAAGCCCGGCATCAAGACAAACTATGAGATTGAAATTGGTGGAAGATTTGCGCCACTGA